A genomic stretch from Malus domestica chromosome 15, GDT2T_hap1 includes:
- the LOC103410916 gene encoding mechanosensitive ion channel protein 2, chloroplastic-like isoform X1, with translation MVLAGSLQLSHGLGLCKNQRYREQFKCGIERDKLHSLNTGLTSRFVFQKQDSWSISLSDNVYRPLHTVSHRYQAFKCHSLLTSGQHGLKTAAMALTRSYNALQGCPLVFKLVPSVGLIIFSVWGLPPLMRLIRNLVLQKSDSSWKKSNTHYVTTSYIQPLLLWTGAILICRALDPVVLSTEASQAVKKRLLDFIRSLSTVLAFAYCLSSAIQQAQKFFMESSDSSNTRNMGFQFAGKAVYSAVWVAAVSLFMELLGFSTQRWLTAGGLGTVLLTLAGREIFTNFLSSVMIHATRPFVANEWIQTKIEGYDVSGTVEHVGWWSPTIIRGEDREAVHIPNHQFTVNVVRNLSQKTHWRIKTHLAISHLDVHKINNIVADMRKVLSKNPQVEQQRLHRRVFLDNVTPENQALLILISCFVKTSHYEEYLCVKEAIMLDLLRVISHHKARLATPIRTVQKMYSDPDLDSVPFADSMYNHTGARSRRPFILIEPSYKINGEDKKRSRTQTSGERDGKATMRPSPDSKARETPTSDTKSDSKAGATSVSDSKTRETPTSDTTAGAKSGETPNSNTKEDPKGAKSSTSNPKVSDKETVKSTSNSVSKSNSRDTEKSDSDSRATGIASNNSVQNSDRKQQKTASGSTTSPVKQEGERTPVPEPPISRPAIEENIVLGVALEGSKRTLPIEEAMASPSAHAEANDLAPSHNGTASPIKGKKNDQVPAAPGSTSGND, from the exons TTTCAGAAGCAGGATTCTTGGAGTATCAGTTTGTCAGACAATGTATACAGGCCCTTACATACTGTATCTCACAGATATCAAGCATTTAAGTGCCATTCCTTGCTAACATCAGGCCAACATGGCTTGAAGACAGCTGCGATGGCGTTGAcaag ATCATATAATGCTTTGCAAGGTTGTCCTCTTGTATTCAAATTGGTTCCATCAGTTGGCCTCATTATTTTTTCCGTATGGGGTCTTCCACCACTTATGCGCCTGATCAGAAATCTGGTCCTTCAA AAGAGTGATAGTAGTTGGAAAAAGAGCAATACGCATTATGTGACAACCTCATATATTCAACCTTTGCTGCTTTGGACAGGAGCAATTCTCATTTGCAG GGCATTGGATCCAGTCGTTCTATCTACAGAAGCTAGCCAGGCTGTTAAGAAACGGCTTTTGGATTTTATAAGATCATTGTCAACTGTTCTGGCATTTGCCTATTGTTTATCAAG TGCGATTCAACAAGCACAGAAATTTTTTATGGAGAGTAGTGACTCCAGTAATACAAGAAAT atGGGATTTCAATTTGCCGGGAAGGCTGTTTACTCTGCAGTATGGGTTGCTGCTGTTTCGTTATTCATGGAGTTGCTAGGTTTCTCTACCCAAAGGTGGCTTACTGCAGGAGGTCTTGGGACAGTACTATTGACTCTGGCTGGTCGTGAG ATCTTCACCAATTTCCTGTCAAGTGTAATGATTCATGCGACTCGCCCTTTTGTTGCAAATGAATGGATTCAAACAAAAATCGAAGGCTATGATGTATCTGGAACTGTTGAG CATGTGGGTTGGTGGTCACCGACAATTATAAGAGGTGAAGATCGTGAAGCAGTTCACATTCCAAACCACCAGTTCACAGTGAATGTTGTGAGAAATCTCAGTCAAAAAACTCATTGGCGTATCAAAACTCACCTTGCCATCAGCCATTTGGATGTCCATAAGATAAAT AATATTGTTGCAGACATGCGCAAAGTCTTGTCCAAGAACCCTCAAGTTGAGCAGCAGAGGTTGCATAGAAGAGTATTTCTGGATAATGTTACCCCTGAAAACCAAGCTCTTTTG ATCTTGATTTCCTGTTTTGTGAAGACGTCACATTATGAAGAGTATCTGTGCGTTAAG GAAGCTATAATGTTGGATCTTCTTAGAGTCATTAGCCATCACAAGGCCCGACTTGCCACACCAATTCGTACAGTTCAGAAAATGTATAGTGATCCCGATTTGGACAGTGTACCATTTGCAGATTCAATGTATAACCATACTGGAGCAAGATCCAGACGCCCATTCATACTGATTGAACCCTCATACAAAATCAATGGAGAAGATAAAAAAAGGAGTCGTACGCAAACCAGTGGAGAGCGAGATGGGAAGGCCACAATGCGGCCATCTCCTGACTCCAAGGCCAGAGAAACACCAACTTCTGACACCAAGTCAGATTCTAAAGCCGGAGCAACATCAGTATCTGACTCCAAGACCAGAGAAACACCAACATCTGATACCACAGCAGGTGCCAAGAGTGGAGAAACGCCAAATTCAaacacaaaggaggacccaaAGGGTGCAAAATCATCTACATCTAATCCCAAAGTTAGTGACAAAGAAACAGTGAAGTCAACATCTAATTCGGTCTCCAAGTCAAATTCTAGAGACACTGAAAAGTCTGATTCTGACTCCAGAGCAACGGGCATAGCATCTAATAATTCGGTGCAGAACTCTGACAGAAAGCAACAAAAGACTGCAAGTGGATCAACGACTTCTCCAGTGAAACAGGAAGGTGAAAGGACGCCTGTTCCCGAGCCACCAATATCAAGGCCTGCTATAGAAGAAAACATAGTGCTTGGTGTTGCTTTAGAGGGCTCAAAGAGAACCCTTCCGATTGAGGAGGCGATGGCTTCCCCTTCGGCTCATGCAGAGGCAAACGATTTGGCTCCTTCCCACAATGGAACTGCATCTCCTATTAAGGGTAAGAAAAATGATCAGGTTCCGGCTGCACCAGGGTCAACATCTGGAAATGATTGA
- the LOC103410916 gene encoding mechanosensitive ion channel protein 2, chloroplastic-like isoform X2, producing MVLAGSLQLSHGLGLCKNQRYREQFKCGIERDKLHSLNTGLTSRFVFQKQDSWSISLSDNVYRPLHTVSHRYQAFKCHSLLTSGQHGLKTAAMALTRSYNALQGCPLVFKLVPSVGLIIFSVWGLPPLMRLIRNLVLQSDSSWKKSNTHYVTTSYIQPLLLWTGAILICRALDPVVLSTEASQAVKKRLLDFIRSLSTVLAFAYCLSSAIQQAQKFFMESSDSSNTRNMGFQFAGKAVYSAVWVAAVSLFMELLGFSTQRWLTAGGLGTVLLTLAGREIFTNFLSSVMIHATRPFVANEWIQTKIEGYDVSGTVEHVGWWSPTIIRGEDREAVHIPNHQFTVNVVRNLSQKTHWRIKTHLAISHLDVHKINNIVADMRKVLSKNPQVEQQRLHRRVFLDNVTPENQALLILISCFVKTSHYEEYLCVKEAIMLDLLRVISHHKARLATPIRTVQKMYSDPDLDSVPFADSMYNHTGARSRRPFILIEPSYKINGEDKKRSRTQTSGERDGKATMRPSPDSKARETPTSDTKSDSKAGATSVSDSKTRETPTSDTTAGAKSGETPNSNTKEDPKGAKSSTSNPKVSDKETVKSTSNSVSKSNSRDTEKSDSDSRATGIASNNSVQNSDRKQQKTASGSTTSPVKQEGERTPVPEPPISRPAIEENIVLGVALEGSKRTLPIEEAMASPSAHAEANDLAPSHNGTASPIKGKKNDQVPAAPGSTSGND from the exons TTTCAGAAGCAGGATTCTTGGAGTATCAGTTTGTCAGACAATGTATACAGGCCCTTACATACTGTATCTCACAGATATCAAGCATTTAAGTGCCATTCCTTGCTAACATCAGGCCAACATGGCTTGAAGACAGCTGCGATGGCGTTGAcaag ATCATATAATGCTTTGCAAGGTTGTCCTCTTGTATTCAAATTGGTTCCATCAGTTGGCCTCATTATTTTTTCCGTATGGGGTCTTCCACCACTTATGCGCCTGATCAGAAATCTGGTCCTTCAA AGTGATAGTAGTTGGAAAAAGAGCAATACGCATTATGTGACAACCTCATATATTCAACCTTTGCTGCTTTGGACAGGAGCAATTCTCATTTGCAG GGCATTGGATCCAGTCGTTCTATCTACAGAAGCTAGCCAGGCTGTTAAGAAACGGCTTTTGGATTTTATAAGATCATTGTCAACTGTTCTGGCATTTGCCTATTGTTTATCAAG TGCGATTCAACAAGCACAGAAATTTTTTATGGAGAGTAGTGACTCCAGTAATACAAGAAAT atGGGATTTCAATTTGCCGGGAAGGCTGTTTACTCTGCAGTATGGGTTGCTGCTGTTTCGTTATTCATGGAGTTGCTAGGTTTCTCTACCCAAAGGTGGCTTACTGCAGGAGGTCTTGGGACAGTACTATTGACTCTGGCTGGTCGTGAG ATCTTCACCAATTTCCTGTCAAGTGTAATGATTCATGCGACTCGCCCTTTTGTTGCAAATGAATGGATTCAAACAAAAATCGAAGGCTATGATGTATCTGGAACTGTTGAG CATGTGGGTTGGTGGTCACCGACAATTATAAGAGGTGAAGATCGTGAAGCAGTTCACATTCCAAACCACCAGTTCACAGTGAATGTTGTGAGAAATCTCAGTCAAAAAACTCATTGGCGTATCAAAACTCACCTTGCCATCAGCCATTTGGATGTCCATAAGATAAAT AATATTGTTGCAGACATGCGCAAAGTCTTGTCCAAGAACCCTCAAGTTGAGCAGCAGAGGTTGCATAGAAGAGTATTTCTGGATAATGTTACCCCTGAAAACCAAGCTCTTTTG ATCTTGATTTCCTGTTTTGTGAAGACGTCACATTATGAAGAGTATCTGTGCGTTAAG GAAGCTATAATGTTGGATCTTCTTAGAGTCATTAGCCATCACAAGGCCCGACTTGCCACACCAATTCGTACAGTTCAGAAAATGTATAGTGATCCCGATTTGGACAGTGTACCATTTGCAGATTCAATGTATAACCATACTGGAGCAAGATCCAGACGCCCATTCATACTGATTGAACCCTCATACAAAATCAATGGAGAAGATAAAAAAAGGAGTCGTACGCAAACCAGTGGAGAGCGAGATGGGAAGGCCACAATGCGGCCATCTCCTGACTCCAAGGCCAGAGAAACACCAACTTCTGACACCAAGTCAGATTCTAAAGCCGGAGCAACATCAGTATCTGACTCCAAGACCAGAGAAACACCAACATCTGATACCACAGCAGGTGCCAAGAGTGGAGAAACGCCAAATTCAaacacaaaggaggacccaaAGGGTGCAAAATCATCTACATCTAATCCCAAAGTTAGTGACAAAGAAACAGTGAAGTCAACATCTAATTCGGTCTCCAAGTCAAATTCTAGAGACACTGAAAAGTCTGATTCTGACTCCAGAGCAACGGGCATAGCATCTAATAATTCGGTGCAGAACTCTGACAGAAAGCAACAAAAGACTGCAAGTGGATCAACGACTTCTCCAGTGAAACAGGAAGGTGAAAGGACGCCTGTTCCCGAGCCACCAATATCAAGGCCTGCTATAGAAGAAAACATAGTGCTTGGTGTTGCTTTAGAGGGCTCAAAGAGAACCCTTCCGATTGAGGAGGCGATGGCTTCCCCTTCGGCTCATGCAGAGGCAAACGATTTGGCTCCTTCCCACAATGGAACTGCATCTCCTATTAAGGGTAAGAAAAATGATCAGGTTCCGGCTGCACCAGGGTCAACATCTGGAAATGATTGA